A genomic region of Eucalyptus grandis isolate ANBG69807.140 chromosome 5, ASM1654582v1, whole genome shotgun sequence contains the following coding sequences:
- the LOC104447724 gene encoding UPF0481 protein At3g47200, with protein MAGRNIWGLKQNFEAIFRRCASTSSQVHEHCKASLLKKLNAKIPEESGNVCIYRVPAKLRQVEAKAYDPSIVSIGPYHRGDQHLKEMEEVKLKFFQSFLKSRQEGVVELDRVIAAMEKLELEARSCYADDVKLSRDEFVEMMTIDGCFVLQLLREVGSCSSSSSLIQRWMLPTLRRDLIKLENQLPMIVLRELLYANSQCEDSILSLQDFALKFFNPLLQRDSHTNAAGATVMNEACHFLDLFRSSILPEIQDQDRKRQVHMIRSVTELREAGVVLEKSQNDRALDVRSEGRVLKIPPLHIDDHRGTLFRNMVAFEQCHKKCKPDATTYLFFFDGLVNSADDVEILHYKGIVHHSLGSNKEAANLVNKLCREVDWDGEESYLHKVVCDDIDVYFMSRYAKLRARLVHYYFSNWVVGISTVAGLFMLYLTLIQTGCGVADAMKALQENSFWSYISDSFILLFSQPSRPIVHKDSNKG; from the coding sequence ATGGCAGGTAGAAACATTTGGGGGTTGAAGCAGAACTTTGAAGCTATCTTCAGAAGATGTGCCTCAACCTCATCACAAGTGCATGAGCATTGCAAAGCCTCCCTGCTGAAGAAATTGAATGCCAAGATTCCTGAAGAGAGCGGCAATGTCTGCATCTACAGAGTCCCCGCGAAACTGCGTCAAGTAGAAGCAAAGGCATATGATCCGAGCATTGTATCGATCGGCCCTTATCATCGTGGAGATCAACACTTGAAAGAAATGGAGGAGGTAAAGCTAAAATTCTTCCAGAGTTTTCTCAAGTCAAGACAAGAAGGTGTAGTCGAACTAGACAGAGTGATTGCGGCAATGGAGAAACTAGAGCTGGAGGCTAGGAGTTGCTACGCGGACGATGTTAAGCTGAGCAGAGATGAGTTCGTTGAGATGATGACCATCGATGGCTGCTTCGTCTTGCAGCTCCTGAGGGAGGTCGGCagctgttcttcttcttcgtccctCATTCAAAGGTGGATGTTGCCAACACTGCGCCGCGATTTAATCAAGCTCGAAAACCAGCTCCCGATGATAGTTCTACGCGAATTACTCTATGCCAACTCTCAATGTGAAGACTCGATTCTTTCCCTACAGGACTTTGCTTTGAAGTTCTTCAATCCGTTATTGCAGAGGGACTCGCATACGAATGCTGCTGGTGCCACCGTTATGAATGAGGCCTGTCACTTTCTTGATCTATTCCGATCCAGCATTCTCCCCGAGATACAGGATCAGGACCGGAAAAGGCAAGTGCACATGATCCGATCTGTAACTGAGTTGAGGGAAGCAGGAGTGGTCCTTGAGAAATCGCAAAATGACAGGGCATTAGACGTCCGATCAGAGGGAAGGGTCCTGAAGATTCCGCCACTCCACATCGACGACCACAGAGGCACCTTGTTCCGCAACATGGTGGCCTTCGAGCAATGCCACAAGAAATGCAAACCCGACGCGACCACATATCTGTTCTTCTTTGATGGGCTCGTGAACTCGGCAGACGATGTGGAGATCCTCCATTACAAAGGCATAGTCCACCACTCCCTCGGAAGTAACAAGGAGGCAGCGAATCTGGTGAACAAGCTGTGCAGAGAAGTGGATTGGGACGGTGAAGAGTCATATCTGCACAAAGTGGTGTGCGACGACATCGATGTCTACTTCATGAGCAGGTACGCGAAACTCAGAGCACGCCTTGTTCATTACTACTTCAGCAACTGGGTGGTCGGGATCTCGACTGTGGCGGGATTGTTCATGCTCTATCTGACGCTAATCCAAACGGGCTGTGGAGTCGCCGACGCAATGAAAGCTCTGCAGGAGAATAGCTTCTGGTCATACATAAGTGATTCCTTTATTCTGCTCTTCTCTCAGCCCTCCAGGCCAATTGTTCATAAGGACTCGAACAAGGGATGA
- the LOC104447726 gene encoding UPF0481 protein At3g47200: MAGRNVWGLKQLSLQMSCKKRNFEAIFRRCASTSSQVHGNCKASLLKKFNAKIPEESKNVCIYRVPAKLRQVEAEAYDPSIVSVGPYHRGDQHLKEMEEVKLKFFHSFLKSRQEGEVELDRVISAMEKLEPRARSRYADDVKLSRDEFIEMMTIDGCFVLQLLREVGGRSSSSLLQRWMLPTLRRDLIKLENQLPMIVLDELLDLVDANSRCEYSILSPQDLALKFFNPLLRRDSHTNAAGTTGMNEACHFLDLFRSSILPEIQDQDRERQARMIRSVTELREAGVVLEKSQNNRALDVRSEGRVLKIPPPPHRRSQRHLVPQHDDVEILLYKGIVHHSLGSNKEAANLVNKLCREVDWDGEESYLHKVVCEDIDVYFMSRYAKLRARLVHYYFSNWVVGISTVAGLFVLYLTLIQTGCGVAETLKTLKENSFWSYISDSFILLFSRPSTPIVHKDSNKG, translated from the exons ATGGCAGGTAGAAACGTTTGGGGGTTGAAGCAGCTGTCTCTGCAGATGTCatgcaagaaaagaaactttGAAGCTATCTTCAGGAGATGTGCCTCGACCTCATCACAAGTGCATGGGAATTGTAAAGCCTCCCTGCTGAAGAAATTTAATGCCAAGATTCCTGAAGAGAGTAAAAATGTCTGCATCTACCGAGTCCCCGCTAAACTGCGTCAAGTAGAGGCAGAGGCGTATGATCCAAGCATTGTATCGGTTGGCCCTTATCATCGTGGAGATCAACACTTGAAAGAAATGGAGGAGGTAAAGCTAAAATTCTTCCATAGTTTTCTCAAGTCAAGACAAGAAGGTGAAGTCGAACTAGACAGAGTGATTTCGGCAATGGAGAAACTAGAGCCGAGGGCTAGGAGTCGTTATGCAGACGATGTTAAGCTGAGCAGAGATGAATTCATTGAGATGATGACCATCGATGGTTGCTTCGTCCTGCAGCTCCTGAGGGAGGTTGGCGGCCGTTCTTCTTCATCCCTCCTTCAAAGGTGGATGTTGCCAACGCTGCGCCGCGATTTAATCAAGCTCGAAAACCAGCTCCCGATGATAGTTCTAGACGAATTACTCGATTTGGTCGATGCCAATTCTCGATGTGAATACTCGATTCTTTCCCCACAGGACCTCGCGTTGAAGTTCTTCAATCCGTTACTGCGGAGGGACTCACATACAAATGCTGCTGGTACCACCGGGATGAATGAGGCCTGTCACTTTCTTGATCTATTCCGCTCCAGCATTCTCCCTGAGATACAGGATCAGGACCGGGAAAGGCAAGCGCGCATGATCCGATCTGTAACTGAGTTGAGGGAAGCAGGAGTGGTCCTCGAGAAATCGCAGAACAACAGGGCACTAGACGTCCGATCCGAGGGAAGGGTCCTGAAGATTCCGCCCCCTCCACATAGACGATCACAGAGGCACCTTGTTCCGCAACATG ACGATGTGGAGATCCTCCTTTACAAAGGCATAGTCCACCACTCTCTCGGAAGTAACAAGGAGGCAGCGAATCTGGTGAACAAGCTGTGCAGAGAAGTGGACTGGGACGGAGAAGAGTCGTACCTGCACAAAGTGGTGTGCGAAGACATCGATGTATACTTCATGAGTAGGTACGCGAAACTCAGAGCACGCCTTGTTCATTACTACTTCAGCAACTGGGTGGTCGGGATCTCGACCGTGGCGGGATTGTTCGTGCTCTATCTTACGCTAATCCAAACGGGTTGTGGAGTTGCCGAAACACTGAAAACTCTGAAGGAGAATAGCTTCTGGTCATACATAAGCGATTCCTTTATTCTGCTCTTCTCGCGCCCCTCCACGCCAATCGTTCATAAGGACTCGAACAAGGGATGA